A portion of the Gossypium arboreum isolate Shixiya-1 chromosome 8, ASM2569848v2, whole genome shotgun sequence genome contains these proteins:
- the LOC108468464 gene encoding heavy metal-associated isoprenylated plant protein 4 isoform X1, whose protein sequence is MATEGVITAVYKVNLHCRQCACDIKKPLMRTQGVHGVELDVGKGEIKVKGVIDVIKTHKMIEKVSKRKVEILSPQIKITDKDKAAATPIKPKETKKPILRTTTMKVHLHCDKCEQDLRNKLLKHKGIYSVKSDMKAQTLTVEGIMESEKLLSYIKKKVHKHAEMISSKTMEAKEEKKEIVKVEPKKEEKKEIVKVEAKKEEVKVVGESSENKIVKSTDANAPYFVHYVYAPQLFSDENPNACTII, encoded by the exons ATGGCAACGGAGGGAGTGATCACTGCGGTTTATAAAGTGAATCTCCATTGCCGGCAATGCGCATGCGATATTAAAAAGCCTCTCATGAGGACTCAAG GGGTTCATGGTGTAGAACTTGATGTTGGGAAAGGTGAAATTAAGGTTAAAGGAGTGATTGATGTCATAAAAACCCACAAGATGATTGAAAAAGTGAGCAAGAGAAAGGTTGAGATTTTGTCGCCTCAGATTAAGATCACTGACAAGGACAAAGCTGCTGCTACACCCATCAAACCCAAGGAAACCAAAAAG CCAATTTTACGCACTACAACGATGAAAGTTCATCTACATTGTGACAAGTGTGAGCAGGATCTACGCAACAAGTTATTGAAGCATAAAG GTATTTATAGTGTTAAGAGTGATATGAAAGCACAAACCCTAACAGTAGAAGGAATAATGGAATCAGAAAAATTGTTATCATACATTAAAAAGAAAGTGCATAAACATGCAGAGATGATAAGCTCAAAAACAATGGAGGCTaaggaagaaaagaaggagattGTAAAAGTTGAAcccaaaaaggaagaaaagaaggagattGTAAAAGTTGAAGCCAAAAAGGAAGAAGTGAAAGTAGTGGGTGAATCCAGTGAAAACAAGATTGTGAAGAGTACAGATGCCAATGCTCCATATTTTGTTCATTATGTCTATGCTCCCCAGTTGTTTAGTGATGAAAATCCCAACGCTTGTACTATCATATGA
- the LOC108468464 gene encoding heavy metal-associated isoprenylated plant protein 4 isoform X2, with the protein MATEGVITAVYKVNLHCRQCACDIKKPLMRTQGVHGVELDVGKGEIKVKGVIDVIKTHKMIEKVSKRKVEILSPQIKITDKDKAAATPIKPKETKKPILRTTTMKVHLHCDKCEQDLRNKLLKHKEMISSKTMEAKEEKKEIVKVEPKKEEKKEIVKVEAKKEEVKVVGESSENKIVKSTDANAPYFVHYVYAPQLFSDENPNACTII; encoded by the exons ATGGCAACGGAGGGAGTGATCACTGCGGTTTATAAAGTGAATCTCCATTGCCGGCAATGCGCATGCGATATTAAAAAGCCTCTCATGAGGACTCAAG GGGTTCATGGTGTAGAACTTGATGTTGGGAAAGGTGAAATTAAGGTTAAAGGAGTGATTGATGTCATAAAAACCCACAAGATGATTGAAAAAGTGAGCAAGAGAAAGGTTGAGATTTTGTCGCCTCAGATTAAGATCACTGACAAGGACAAAGCTGCTGCTACACCCATCAAACCCAAGGAAACCAAAAAG CCAATTTTACGCACTACAACGATGAAAGTTCATCTACATTGTGACAAGTGTGAGCAGGATCTACGCAACAAGTTATTGAAGCATAAAG AGATGATAAGCTCAAAAACAATGGAGGCTaaggaagaaaagaaggagattGTAAAAGTTGAAcccaaaaaggaagaaaagaaggagattGTAAAAGTTGAAGCCAAAAAGGAAGAAGTGAAAGTAGTGGGTGAATCCAGTGAAAACAAGATTGTGAAGAGTACAGATGCCAATGCTCCATATTTTGTTCATTATGTCTATGCTCCCCAGTTGTTTAGTGATGAAAATCCCAACGCTTGTACTATCATATGA